The following coding sequences are from one Rutidosis leptorrhynchoides isolate AG116_Rl617_1_P2 chromosome 11, CSIRO_AGI_Rlap_v1, whole genome shotgun sequence window:
- the LOC139876601 gene encoding pathogenesis-related thaumatin-like protein 3.5, with amino-acid sequence MEIALPFSTSCLMLRILLLYSGNIVSNSARVFTIINCCNETIWPAIDPGRSFGNGGYRLQTEESRVHTAPKGWSGRIWGRTKCNFDTKGNGTCLTGQCGSSLQCTSFGETPLTLAEFTLTTLQFYDVSLVDGFNIPMSVRPVYGKGNCSDVGCVGDLRNNCPSELSVKAGGKVIACRSACDVFNTDKYCCRGNYGNSSTCQPTSYSKIFKDTCPTSYSYAYDDPTSIMTCSGADYIITFCGGFCGNKDRNRTQCWYHNNTLMCNGSTMGFTMNWISTLMVVYIVACLSGV; translated from the exons ATGGAGATTGCACTACCTTTTTCAACATCATGCCTTATGTTACGGATCTTACTTCTTTACTCAG GAAACATAGTATCAAATAGTGCGAGAGTTTTTACAATAATCAACTGTTGTAACGAAACAATTTGGCCCGCAATCGACCCTGGTCGAAGTTTTGGTAACGGAGGTTACCGTCTACAAACTGAAGAGTCTAGGGTCCACACCGCACCCAAGGGTTGGTCAGGTCGAATATGGGGTCGTACGAAATGCAACTTCGACACCAAGGGTAATGGAACTTGTTTAACAGGTCAATGTGGTTCATCTCTCCAATGTACTTCATTTGGCGAGACCCCGTTAACCCTAGCCGAATTTACACTAACCACATTGCAATTTTACGATGTTAGTCTTGTTGATGGCTTTAATATACCGATGTCAGTTAGACCCGTTTATGGTAAAGGAAACTGTAGTGATGTTGGGTGTGTAGGTGATTTACGAAATAATTGCCCTTCGGAACTTTCAGTTAAGGCTGGTGGTAAAGTAATCGCGTGTAGAAGTGCTTGTGATGTGTTTAATACCGACAAGTATTGTTGTAGGGGTAATTATGGAAATTCATCAACTTGTCAACCGACATCTTACTCCAAAATATTCAAAGACACATGCCCTACCTCGTATAGTTATGCTTATGATGATCCAACTAGTATTATGACTTGTTCCGGGGCTGATTATATTATTACCTTTTGCGGAGGCTTTTGCGGAAATAA GGATAGGAACCGAACTCAATGCTGGTATCACAACAACACGTTGATGTGTAACGGATCTACGATGGGTTTCACGATGAACTGGATCTCGACTTTGATGGTGGTTTATATAGTTGCTTGTTTATCCGGCGTTTGA